One Helianthus annuus cultivar XRQ/B chromosome 7, HanXRQr2.0-SUNRISE, whole genome shotgun sequence genomic region harbors:
- the LOC110868734 gene encoding extra-large guanine nucleotide-binding protein 1, translating to MVGGSPYTFAQEYEGPPIPPRALPRALPVDISKIPMASIVANSHDKQLSMPVVQPITNTFNKLQSIISPTSVIPFTTDKKPNSTKDLGLGIETETTVSPDAFISSGEFADRINGTAGIGSSSVSRDHSYEMSGRGESSGTLGFSDSFDKSREFSGNSLAFGASNGCKESLDFNELSHSDYGSRLSFEYPSSHVSSLKVGDCKDRSESGCDLRRNVLIGFDNIESEDEDFLDDVDQAQVQPEVSRVRKEPGVKTRKGACYRCLKGNRFTEKEVCIVCNAKYCVNCVLRAMGSMPEGRKCVTCIGYSIDESKRGKLGKCSRMLKRLLNTLEVRQVMKAEKLCAVNQLPPEYVCVNGKPLSHDELAVLQSCPNPPKKLKPGNYWYDKVSGLWGKEGEKPSKIISPHLNVGAPIMPDASNGNTGVFINGREITKVELRMLQLSGVQCAGNPHFWVNDDGSYQEEGQKNTRGYIWGKAGTKLVCTVLSLPVPSKQIYPTGEQLSNTLGQSLPDYFDQISPRKLLLIGCCGSGTSTIFKQAKILYKEIPFTDEERESIKIIIQSNVYGYLGILLEGRERFEDEALNGNDVTENEKSIYSIPPRLKTFSDWLLKAMVAGNLEDIFPAATREYAPVVEELWNHPAMQATYKRRNELETLPGVSSYFLEQAGKILSMDYIPSDVDILYAEHVTPSNGLSSVDFSFPSLPDESDDTTDQHNSLLRYQLIRVQARGFGENCKWLEMFEDVRVVIFCISLSDFDQYAVDGDGNLVNKMLLNKKFFTSIVTHPTYDQMEFLLVLNKFDVFEEQLERVPLTTCDWFSDFQPIVSRNSQNKNISSNNINHSPSMGQMASHYVAVKFKKLYSSLTDRKLFVLVVKGLDPNSVDQTLKYAQEILEWDEEKPNFNFNEYPIYSSDSSSNSQ from the exons ATGGTTGGTGGCTCACCCTACACGTTTGCTCAGGAGTACGAAGGTCCTCCGATACCCCCTCGGGCTCTCCCGAGAGCCCTTCCGGTTGATATCAGTAAGATTCCTATGGCTTCCATTGTTGCCAATTCTCATGATAAACAACTCTCTATGCCCGTTGTACAGCCCATCACTAACACTTTTAACAAATTACAATCTATTATTTCCCCAACTTCTGTTATTCCATTCACTACTGACAAAAAACCTAACAGTACGAAAGACCTAGGGTTAGGTATTGAAACCGAAACCACGGTGTCTCCGGATGCGTTTATTAGCTCGGGTGAGTTTGCAGATAGGATTAATGGTACGGCTGGGATTGGGTCGTCTTCGGTGAGTCGTGATCATTCGTATGAGATGTCAGGGAGGGGTGAGAGTTCGGGGACGTTAGGGTTTTCGGATAGTTTCGATAAGTCTAGGGAATTTTCGGGTAATTCGCTTGCGTTTGGAGCGTCGAATGGTTGTAAGGAGAGTTTGGATTTCAATGAGTTGAGTCATTCGGATTACGGGTCGAGGTTGAGTTTTGAGTATCCGTCTTCGCACGTTTCGTCGCTCAAGGTTGGTGATTGTAAGGATCGATCCGAATCTGGTTGTGATTTAAGGAGAAACGTGTTGATCGGTTTTGATAATATCGAGTCTGAAGATGAGGATTTTCTTGATGATGTTGATCAAGCTCAAGTTCAACCCGAGGTTTCTCGGGTTCGGAAAGAACCGGGGGTGAAAACTAGAAAAGGGGCGTGTTATCGATGTCTGAAAGGGAACAGGTTTACCGAGAAGGAAGTCTGCATAGTCTGTAACGCAAAGTATTGCGTCAACTGTGTGCTTAGAGCAATGGGGTCAATGCCAGAGGGACGAAAGTGTGTTACTTGCATCGGTTATTCAATTGACGAGTCGAAGAGGGGTAAATTGGGAAAATGTTCTCGAATGCTAAAACGACTTCTCAATACCTTAGAGGTTAGGCAGGTGATGAAGGCCGAGAAACTATGTGCCGTCAATCAGTTGCCGCCGGAGTACGTTTGTGTTAACGGAAAACCCCTTAGTCACGATGAGCTGGCCGTACTACAAAGTTGCCCGAATCCTCCAAAGAAGCTTAAACCCGGAAATTATTGGTATGATAAAGTATCTGGTCTTTGGGGAAAG GAGGGCGAGAAGCCTTCAAAGATTATTAGTCCCCATTTAAACGTCGGGGCTCCGATTATGCCCGATGCTAGCAATGGAAACACTGGTGTTTTTATAAACGGTCGTGAGATAACAAAAGTCGAGCTAAGAATGCTACAG CTTTCTGGAGTCCAGTGTGCTGGTAACCCGCACTTTTGGGTGAACGATGACGGTTCGTATCAGGAAGAAGGACAGAAAAACACCAGAGGTTATATATGGGGAAAA GCTGGAACGAAGCTGGTGTGTACTGTATTATCACTGCCCGTTCCATCTAAGCAAATTTATCCCACTGGAGAGCAATTGAGTAACACACTTGGTCAATCGTTGCCCGATTATTTTGACCAGATTTCACCTCGTAAACTTCTGTTAATCGGGTGTTGTGGATCTGGTACAAGTACCATTTTTAAGCAG GCGAAAATCCTGTATAAAGAGATCCCTTTCACCGATGAAGAGCGCGAGAGTATCAAGATCATAATCCAGAGCAACGTCTATGGCTACCTTGGGATTCTTCTAGAAGGACGTGAACGTTTTGAAGATGAAGCATTGAACG GAAATGATGTCACAGAAAACGAGAAATCTATATATTCCATCCCGCCAAGGCTGAAAACGTTTTCCGATTGGCTTCTTAAAGCCATGGTGGCCGGTAATTTGGAAGATATATTTCCCGCTGCCACACGTGAATACGCACCAGTAGTTGAAGAACTTTGGAACCATCCAGCAATGCAGGCTACTTACAAGAGACGAAACGAGTTAGAAACACTCCCCGGTGTTTCTAGTTACTTTTTAGAACAG GCTGGTAAAATATTGAGCATGGACTATATACCGTCAGACGTTGATATCCTGTATGCCGAACATGTTACCCCTTCAAACGGGCTTTCTAGTGTTGATTTTTCATTCCCGTCATTACCAGATGAAAGTGATGACACAACCGATCAACATAATTCTCTACTCAG GTATCAACTAATAAGAGTGCAAGCACGAGGCTTTGGGGAAAACTGCAAATGGCTAGAGATGTTTGAAGATGTTCGTGTCGTCATTTTTTGTATTTCGTTGAGTGATTTTGATCAGTATGCCGTTGACGGAGACGGGAATTTGGTCAACAAAATGCTGCTAAACAAGAAGTTTTTTACAAGTATTGTCACACACCCGACTTACGATCAGATGGAGTTTCTTCTCGTACTAAACAAATTCGACGTCTTTGAAGAACAGCTCGAACGCGTTCCGTTAACTACGTGTGATTGGTTCAGCGATTTCCAGCCAATAGTGAGCCGAAATAGCCAGAATAAAAACATTAGCAGCAACAATATTAATCACAGTCCTTCGATGGGACAAATGGCGTCACATTACGTGGCGGTGAAGTTCAAGAAGCTGTATTCGTCGCTCACTGATCGCAAACTATTTGTTTTGGTGGTTAAAGGGTTAGATCCGAATAGTGTGGATCAAACGCTTAAGTATGCACAGGAGATACTCGAGTGGGATGAAGAGAAACCCAACTTTAACTTCAACGAATACCCGATTTATAGCTCGGATTCAAGCTCTAACTCCCAATGA